The following is a genomic window from Gemmatimonadota bacterium.
ACCCCTTCCAGTTCGACGAACCGCCGCCAGAAACGGTAAGGAAGCACCAGTCCGCCGACCGCCGGCTGCAGGTAGAATCCCATGACGGGAATGACGTCGGCCACGGCACGGCAGTGCGCGATGAGTTCGTCTTCCGAGGCGCCGCTCATGGCGGTCAGGCTGAGCAGTCCGGCATGGTATCCGAGCGACCGCGCCGCTTCCGCCTCGCCGGTCGCCTGGTCCGTCCGTCCGCAGATCCCCGCGATCCGGATGAAGTCCGATGGTGCTTCCCGATCCATGACCTCCGCGGCCAGGCCGAGTACCGGTTCGTAGAGTCCGTGGGCGGGGTCCCGGATCTCGAACTGGGTCGTGTGGACGCCTACTGCGAGTCCTCCGGCCCCGGCCGCGATGTAGTAACGCGTAAGGGCCCGCTGGCGCCGTTCATCCAGTCGCCGGTCCTCCGTTACGGCCAGCGGATGGGCCGGGATGACCACGCCTCGCCGCATGGCCGATCGGACCGATGGGGGCATTGCATCCTGCATGGCTACTCTCCAGCGATGGTATCCTTCGATCAGAAACGTCCGCTGCGCGACTCGTACCCGGTCGGTTTGTCCAGGCTGCGGCCACCGATACGGATCCAGTGGGCGACCCAATCCGCGATCCTTTCGGGCGGGACCTCCGGCTCACCCAGCCTGTCGAACAGCTTGCTTGCGTTGCCAAGCAGGGCCGTGTCGCTTTCCCGGCCAGTGAAACCCGGCTCCATTTCCAACCGGCGTCCGAGCATTTCGGACATCGATCGGACGGAGAGGACATCCGACCCGGTCAGGTTCAGGATCGTGGCGGGACTGGTGCACAAGGGGAACAGACGGGCCAGGTAACGATTGGCGTCTCCCTGCCAGATCTGGTTCACGTGGCCCATGGCCAGGTCGATCGGCACGCCGTCGTGAATCTTTCTGCCGAGGTCGTGGATGATGCCGTACCGCAGTTCCGTGGCGTAGAACAGACGGACGATCAGAAGGGGCGTTCCCTGTTCCAGGCACAGGTGCTCGGCGATGCGTTCCCCGCCCAGGCGCGACTGGGCGTATTCACCCACCGGTCCGATTTCGCCGTCCTCGTCCGCGCCGCCCTCCGCGACCGGGGTATAGGCATACACGTTGCCCGAACTCACGTAAATGACGCGGGATCCGGCGTACCTTCGCATGATCCGGCCCGGCAGCCAGGCATTCATCGCCCAGGTCATCGGCACGTTGCCCGTGGCGCCGAACTTGAACCCCGCGAGAAACAGGACATTCGGTGCGTCCGGCAGACGGTCCAGGTCCTTTTCGTCGAGCAGGTCCGCCCGAACGACTTCCACGCCGGCTTCTTCGAGATACGCGCCCACCCTTGCGTCGCTGAACCGGGAGACGCCGATCACGCGCCGCGCGCCGGCCCGTACGAGGAGTTCCGCCAGGGTCGGCCCCATCTTCCCGCCGGCGCCCAGGATCACCACGTCGCCTTCCAGTTCCGACACGGCCTCGACGACGGCCGTCGACGGGGCCGTCATCCGGTCGATCAGCATTTCCTCACTCGTGATCAGATCAGGCATAGGCCGCCTTGTCGGGTGGCGAAGTAAAGTAAGCGGCCGGCGCGAAGTACCTGAACATGCCGAAACCCGCCTCCCGGTCCGGTTCCGACCAGACCAGGTCGGTCTCGCAGTAGGACACGGAACCGTGCCCCGGCGGCGTCAGTTCGGGATGGGAGAAAAAATCGGTCCGCGGCCAGATACTTCGGTGGCGGAAGCATACCCCCCGGAGCAGGCTGTTTCTTATGAAGTCCCGCATGTGGGAGAACGTCTGCTGGAATCTCGTCCCGCTGCCCCATTCGACATAGGGGGCCAGTCCGCCGGCCAGCCCGTC
Proteins encoded in this region:
- a CDS encoding NAD(P)-dependent oxidoreductase, which produces MPDLITSEEMLIDRMTAPSTAVVEAVSELEGDVVILGAGGKMGPTLAELLVRAGARRVIGVSRFSDARVGAYLEEAGVEVVRADLLDEKDLDRLPDAPNVLFLAGFKFGATGNVPMTWAMNAWLPGRIMRRYAGSRVIYVSSGNVYAYTPVAEGGADEDGEIGPVGEYAQSRLGGERIAEHLCLEQGTPLLIVRLFYATELRYGIIHDLGRKIHDGVPIDLAMGHVNQIWQGDANRYLARLFPLCTSPATILNLTGSDVLSVRSMSEMLGRRLEMEPGFTGRESDTALLGNASKLFDRLGEPEVPPERIADWVAHWIRIGGRSLDKPTGYESRSGRF